A section of the Acanthopagrus latus isolate v.2019 chromosome 20, fAcaLat1.1, whole genome shotgun sequence genome encodes:
- the LOC119009420 gene encoding lysine-rich arabinogalactan protein 19-like, which yields MSGVPSHLHDHIYWSREPGRSRDRPQASRVFMRCLDHDRSFGRSCVWFHLGRCFARSAHLLGAGRDRGRAAPEALRNLLREDCVRELLSCLTRAPALNPPPLTLSPPPLSLSPPPLSLSPPPLSLSPPPLPLSSPPLPFSSPPLQAILILILLILILPFSSPPLQSVLILILLILILPFSSPSLQAILILSLPLSPPPLSLSPPPLPLSSPSLPLSPPSLIDCTCTCSVFSTASPGAMQLISHPLFSCQLQ from the exons ATGTCTGGTGTGCCGTCTCACCTCCATGACCACATCTACTGGAGCAGAGAGCCCGGCAGGAGCCGGGACAGACCCCAGGCCAGCAGG gtcTTCATGCGCTGCCTGGATCACGACCGATCGTTCGGCCGATCGTGCGTTTGGTTCCACCTCGGTCGGTGTTTTGCGCGGAGCGCTCA TCTGCTGGGAGCAGGAAGAGACCGAGGGCGAGCAGCTCCGGAGGCTCTGAGGAACCTCCTGCGAGAAGACTGCGTGAGGGAGCTGCTGTCCTGCCTGACCAGAGCTCCAGCCCTCAACCCTCCACCTCTTACTCTCAGCcctccacctctttctctcagccctccacctctttctctcagccctccacctctttctctcagccctccacctctgcctctcaGCTCTCCACCTCTGCCTTTCAGCTCTCCACCTCTTCAGGCTatcctgattctgattcttctgattctgattcttccTTTCAGCTCTCCACCTCTTCAGTCTGTCCTGATTCTGATccttctgattctgattcttccTTTCAGCTCTCCATCCCTTCAGGctattctgattctgagtcttcctctcagccctccacctctgtctctcagccctcctcctcttcctctcagctccccatctcttcctctcagtcCTCCATCCCTAATCGattgtacatgtacatgttcaGTTTTCTCTACGGCCTCTCCGGGCGCCATGCAGCTGATCTCTCACCCTCTGTTCTCATGTCAGTTGCAGTGA
- the telo2 gene encoding telomere length regulation protein TEL2 homolog produces MESPAPNTEVRHAVAQCFRTLTTSTDNKDIIAALQMLHSYLDEGPESRTTLPQRAEFRRAHYTRSLQFLVSNIQADWLHGLTAAQRTELWDGLFLKGPPEQALLVLMEGIGELRPSTNLDHLVSITERFLQTGRLADLLWSYCQGAGPSDSPQLRETLLGRIVALPDLTANRLHRNNKPLFLPQQYYPLLATEMLTALEQTCQALKDGTDCSLIFVAQTLGKVCIQGHSGPVLAVMAPRLSVCTRSDMVWQRVCWKLLENVPQRWVESVLTSLVQAVSGPDALGRIIGNLVLTNRKAQYVITHKLLLLQYKYETRVLRNILGHLAADRERRPLLIQVLRTVSQAWANPSAVKHTPIEQQLYVSKALLLSVSLLKDSELHELRSDLLQCMLGGMQSHLDSSVVRIRHMGMVVGECLSSRMDISGTKLKFEYDQDEETQELLSLMTPSTGDEAEAEPVNRVDTTQETNGTPTPPPQNESSQNKPGSDLDSDDELTPYDMSGDQEISKATPPRYLRDCLETLISSEDSVRVELSLRVAEGLVRKNVFAAREISVQLTKVLLHMEDKYSINGFLSLRQATMVAVTVTDCIPVTQYLTTEFYSLNYSLRQRLDILEVLAMAAQELSKPVTEKRDPSVGITASTDLTPYPGDNPVHWRQEVERRIQSKTKRLRKGATQPPVKATPNRYAPVAGHFFFPLLRNYDKPQVTFDLLGSDHLVLGRLIHTLGLLMHLAVNAPIAAQMGRALLDFVWAVRYHADQMVRRGVLFAVCSVFLSINSQNLLVELSDQLFETRTWLADVAEGDPDADCRNLAVQSLVLLDKSLKKQLQDQHALGLEA; encoded by the exons ATGGAGTCCCCTGCCCCAAATACTGAGGTTCGCCATGCAGTGGCCCAGTGTTTCCGGACCCTCACTACGTccacagacaacaaagacattATCGCTGCTCTTCAGATGCTCCACTCTTACCTGGATGAAGGACCAGAAAGTAGAACCACTTTACCTCAGCGGGCAGAGTTCAGGAGAGCTCACTACACTCGCTCCCTTCAGTTCCTTGTCAGTAACATCCAGGCTGACTGGTTGCACGGCCTCACAGCAGCCCAGCGCACGGAGCTGTGGGATGGCCTCTTCCTCAAAGGCCCCCCAGAGCAGGcgctgctggtgctgatggaggGAATAGGAGAGCTAAG GCCCAGCACAAATCTGGACCACCTGGTCAGCATCACAGAGAGGTTCCTTCAGACTGGTCGACTCGCTGACCTGCTGTGGTCCTACTGTCAGGGGGCAGGACCCTCTGACTCCCCTCAGCTCCGAGAGACACTGCTGGGACGTATTGTGGCACTGCCCGACCTCACTGCCAACAGGTTACATCGAAACAACAAAcccctctttcttcctcagcAGTATTACCCACTACTGGCTACAGAGATGCTCACTGCCCTGGAGCAAACCTGCCAAGCACTTAAAG aTGGCACCGACTGCTCCTTGATTTTTGTGGCGCAGACACTTGGGAAAGTGTGTATCCAGGGCCATAGTG gtCCGGTGCTAGCAGTGATGGCTCCACGGCTGTCTGTATGCACGCGCTCTGACATGGTGTGGCAGAGGGTTTGCTGGAAGCTGCTTGAGAACGTTCCCCAGCGATGGGTGGAGAGCGTGCTCACTTCACTGGTGCAGGCTGTCAGCGG gcctgACGCTTTGGGCAGGATCATTGGGAATCTGGTCCTAACGAATAGAAAGGCCCAGTATGTTATCACTCATAAGCTGCTGTTATTACAATACAAGTATGAG acaCGAGTCTTGAGAAACATTTTGGGTCACCTCGCAGCAGACAGGGAGCGAAGGCCACTGCTCATCCAG gtgttaCGGACTGTGTCTCAGGCTTGGGCTAACCCCAGCGCAGTGAAGCACACACCTATAGAGCAGCAGCTGTATGTCAGTAAGGCCTTACTGCTGAGTGTGAGTCTGCTGAAAGACTCTGAGCTGCACGAGCTACGCTCAG ACCTACTTCAGTGCATGCTGGGCGGCATGCAGAGCCACCTGGACAGCAGTGTGGTGCGTATCAGGCATATGGGCATGGTGGTGGGAGAGTGTCTGAGCTCACGCATGGATATCAGTGGAACAAAGCTCAAATTTGAG TATGATCAGGATGAGGAAACTCAAGAGCTGCTTTCTCTGATGACTCCCAGTACTGGTGACGAAGCAGAGGCTGAGCCTGTAAATAG AGTTGACACTACTCAAGAGACCAATGGAACTCCAACTCCGCCTCCTCAGAATGAATCATCTCAAAATAAGCCAGGCTCTGACCTGGACAG CGATGATGAGCTCACTCCCTACGATATGTCAGGTGATCAGGAAATAAGTAAAGCCACCCCACCCCGCTACCTGCGAGACTGTCTGGAAA ctttaatttcctctgaggACTCGGTGCGCGTGGAGCTCAGTTTGAGAGTCGCAGAGGGTTTGGTGAGGAAGAACGTCTTTGCGGCCAGAGAG atcAGTGTCCAGCTGACCAAAGTGCTCCTTCACATGGAGGATAAATACAGCATAAATGGCTTCCTGAGCCTCAGACAGGCGACCATGGTAGCAGTCACTGTCACTGACTGTATCCCT GTAACTCAGTATTTGACTACAGAGTTTTACTCCTTGAACTACAGTCTTCGCCAGCGGCTCGATATCTTGGAG GTCCTTGCTATGGCTGCGCAGGAGCTCTCTAAGCCAGTCACTGAAAAGAGAGATCCATCTGTGGGTATTACTGCCAGCACTGATTTGACTCCATACCCCGGTGACAACCCCGTTCACTGGCGACAAGAAGTGGAGAGGCGGATTCAGAGCAAGACAAAACGCCTCAGGAAG GGTGCCACACAACCTCCGGTGAAGGCCACCCCTAACCGTTACGCCCCCGTTGCTGGACACTTCTTTTTTCCACTTCTCAGGAATTACGACAA GCCTcaagtgacctttgacctcctggGCAGCGACCATCTGGTACTGGGCAGGTTGATCCACACCTTGGGCCTCTTGATGCACCTGGCAGTCAATGCACCA atagCTGCACAGATGGGTCGTGCTTTACTGGACTTTGTGTGGGCGGTGCGCTACCATGCTGACCA GATGGTGAGACGAGGTGTCCTCTTCgctgtttgctctgtgtttctgaGCATTAACAGTCAGAACCTGCTGGTGGAACtcagtgatcagctgtttgagaCCAGAACTTGGCtggcag ATGTTGCTGAAGGAGACCCTGACGCAGATTGTCGGAATCTGGCTGTACAgagtctggtgctgctggatAAGAGCCTGAAGAAGCAGCTGCAAGATCAACATGCACTGGGCCTGGAGGCATAG